In Carassius gibelio isolate Cgi1373 ecotype wild population from Czech Republic chromosome B17, carGib1.2-hapl.c, whole genome shotgun sequence, the genomic stretch atggcATGATACCGAATGATTACAATTTAGTCTTTGCACGTGGGCGCATTTCTGGAAAAATACCAAAAACCGGCCAATTGCCAATcacgtattttaagcaaaaaccgccAGGTTACggtttatggccggtcaaccggtgcatccctaatcaCTTCCATCTATGTAACAGCCTCTCAAAAGGTTTGGTATAATTAGGTTTTTCTTACCCAGGGGGAGTTTGCTTGCAGCATCTGGTCCCttcactttcttcttctttttcccaACTCTTGTGGGAATGGGTGGCTCATACTTCTTTTTCTTATCCTGAAATTCAATGCACAGAAATGAATGATCAGTAAGGTAAATGTCAATTTTTTCACTACTAAATTTCTCTAAGATCAATCACCTCAGAGATTcatacatgttttatatatatatatatatatatatatatatatatatatatatatatatatatatatatatatatatatattacttaataGTAATgaggttctgtgtgtgtgtgtgtgtgtgtgagaatgataCTCACTTTGTCATCTTTCTTTCCTCCACCAGGTCCTTGTCCTCCACTCTGACTTTGACCCTgtgaaaatccaaaaatttatTTCACCTTTTGTTTTGATTATGTCTATCACCTACAGAGACTTATGAACTAATTACAGTTCGTATTTTGCTTCGTTTCATGAATTTATGACAATAATTCAATAAATCTCTCTTTATAAATACAGAGAGATAAattgataaatagatagatagatcacacatacagtacaaaatGGCTCATTTACATTCAAAACGGTAATAACATTAgtaaatggttttaaaataattCATCTCATTTGTTTACACATACACGCATTTACACGACCATGCATTTAACAATTTGCCATCTATTTATCTAATTGTTCTTTAAAACCAGTACCAATGTTTAATAATAAGTGAATATAATAAGGATAACGTGTTGACATTATTAATCATGCATTTATTTTCGTTTTATATGCATTGATTGAGTAACGTATACGCTAGCTAACACAACAAGCTAACTTTCCTGCTTTACAGTCTAACAAACACTCAAATAGAGGCAAATGTCTAACAGTTCTAAATATTCATAATTCATTTCTAAACCACAAATACATAGGCATATTTTAAAGAAGATAAAGAAaagacactttttaaaaaatagaaGAAGCAAAATCTGCTGTCTCACCATCGTCGTTTGATTCTGTTTCTTCTTCTGCACTAACAGATCAAGCAAAGTGTGTCGCGTCCGCCACCTTCTGGAGAAAAGGGCACATTGATTTGCTGTTATATTTAAAGATTTGTCCACACAAGTGGGGTTTACGAGATTAAAATATCGCGCGATTACACTGTGTGCAACGAAGGGCAGTAGTTAAATTCTCGCGAGACTTTCACAGAATGAAGGTTACCATCTTGCAGCTCCGCTACATAcaataacaacaaacaaaacaaacattctttaaaaatttCTGGGGGTTGCAAggagaggaaaaataaaaaataaaaataaaataaaaggcacaAAATCTTACCAGTCCTAAAAGGAAAGTGACTCATTGGTGGTTTTATACAATTCCGCATGGGATTTATTATCTTTGgataagtacttttttttttttctttttttttttttagttttttactgtatttttaatcaaataaatgcagcgagCAGAACAGACTTCTTTAAATCAAAACCACttcaaaatcttaccaaccccaaacttttgaacagtactgtaacCATTTTTTTCTGCTTGAACCTGCAGGAATCAAGAGACATTTTGATTCTATCATTAAAAAAGTCAAGGCGGGAATCAGGAAGTCCAGTGCAGACCATCATAATCTACAGGTAAAGATTGAAAGGCTGttaaaaatgtcaacaaaaaattacattcaaaacCAGCTTTGCTTCTGtaatatgatgcattttaaagtttaaaaatgtgCACAAAAAATGTATTAGTGTCGCCAGCTTAAAATGGGACATTGGTGAGCGTGTTATTTTGTTGTCCATTCTGTTATTAATCAGTATATCACAAGTTATGGTCTTCTATTTCCTGAACTAGAAGTGGGCGAATGTGTTTGGAAATAAGAACCTGATTGTggttgcttttaaaaataaaggtgttgAAAGGATGTTCTGAAGCATTCATACCTCAAGAGACATCGAGCCTAGTAGCCATTATGAGAGACCCCCTGCCAAGATCATAATCAAAAGTAAGAACTTGACTGTTATAGAaagtatcaatcaatcaatcaatcaatcaatcacctttatttatatagtgctttaaacaaaatacattgggtcaaagcactgaacaacattcatttggaaaacattgtgtcaataatgcaaattgatagttaaaggcagttcatcattgaattcagtgatgtcatatctgttcagtttaaatagtgtctgtggatttatttgcaatcaagtcaatgatatcactgtagatgaagtgaccccaactaagcaagccagaggcgacagcggcaaggaaccgaaactccatcggtgacagaatggagaaaaaaaccttgggagaaaccagcctcagttggggggccagttctcctctgaccagacgaaaccagtagttcaattccagactgcagcaaagtcagattgtgcagaagaatcatctgtttcctgtggtcttgtcctagtgctcctctgagacaaggtctttacaggggatctgtatctggggctctagttgtcctggtctctgctgtctttcagggcagtagaggtcctttctaggtgctgatccaccatctggtctggatatgtactggatccgggtgactgcagtgaccctctgatctggacacagactggatctggtggccacggtgacctcggaacaagagagaaacagacaaatattagcgtaaatgccattcttctaatgatgtagcaagtacatcagaatcagaatcagaatcagaatgagctttattgccaggtatgtttacacatacgaggaatttgttttcgtgacagaagctccgcagtacaacagaatgacagcgacagaacataaaacacataataaaagaataaaaaatacaaatatgtagacagtgaatgacaatatacaaatgacaattgtaggcaggtatattacaaagtgaagttatgtatgtacatatatattgtgtgcaaaatttaagtgtatactaagtatgtgtgttagataaataaagtgtgtgtgtatataaatataaagtgtagtgtgttcgccattattgtcagctgttcataagatggattgcctgagggaagaaactggtcctatgtctggtcgttctagtgttAGTATCGGGTgtatcgggtgttatgggaagtgtttccggttccggtttacctaattaatgcagcctaaaaatcctttaacagatttggatattaaaagcatattagtgtgttatgtgtatgccaggttaaagagatgggtctttaatctagatttaaactgcaagagtgtgtctgcctcccgaacaatattaggtaggttattccagagtttaggcgccaaataggaagaggatctgccgcccgcagttgattttgatattctattatcaaattgcctgagttttgagaacgtagcggacgtagaggagtataatgtaaaaagagctcattcaaatactgaggtgctaaaccattcagggctttataagtaataagcaatattttaaaatctgtacgatgtttgatagggagccagtgcagcgatgacaggactgggctaatatggtcatacttcctggttctagtaagaactcttgctgctgcattttggactagctgtagtttgtttactaagcgtgcagaacaaccacccaataaagcattacaataatctcaccttgaggtcataaatgcatggattaacatttctgcgtttgacattgagaacataggccgtaatttagatatatttttgaaatggaaaaatgcagttttacaaagtaAATATtggaaaaatgcatattttacaaaGTAAAACTGCAAGTAATTTAGCATCATTCATATTTATCCCAAGCctcaataaagaaataaaataatgcattttgctgaatgaaagtgaagcttttttgtgtgtgtgtgtgtgtatgattatctccctaaaaaaaacaacacattgacaaaaaagtaagaaaaatatttaaacttgtcgaatttgaagatcaaggtcaATTGTACtgggttttttttgggggggttgcaagtatcttctgttgcttccaAGGGAAATTTCTATAAAATAAGGACATCTTAATCCTGTTCAAAATTGTTCACTCcctggctcttaatgcattgtgtttcctcCTGGAGAATCTGTGAatatttgaaccttttttaatagttgtgttttagtccctcaattgtcctcagtgtgaatagatggatctcaaaatcatacagtcactgctgggaagggttcaaatatgccaacaatgctggaaaactgaagaatctgcaagACATTGAGGATTTCTAAAGAACAGTGCTCCGTTTtaatgttcagaacaaacaaggaacTCATgtagatctacacacacacacacacacacacacacacacacatacatatatgacagtttccacaaatatattaagcagcgcaATGGGTGTCaaaattgatgataatcagaaatgtttcttgagcagcaaatcagcataataaaattatttttgaaggatcatgtgacgcacGATTGGAGGACATATggtggaaattcagctttgatcacaaaaataaattaaattttaaaatatattcaaaaagaaaagttattttaaattgtaataatatttaaaaatataacagggtttttttgtactgtatttttgatcaaataaatgcagccttagtgagcagaacAGACTTCTTTTAAATCAAAACCATttcaaaatcttaccaaccccaaacttttgaacagtactataaccattttttttctgcttgaaCCTGCAGTAATCAAGTGACATTTTGATTCCATCATTAAAAATTCATGGCGGGAAACAGGAAGTTCATTGCAGACCATCATGATCTACAGGTAAAGATTGAGATGATTGAGATGCTGTTAACAAAAGTCAACAAAAAATGACATTCCAAACCAAATTTGCTTTAAAGTTTAAAAGTGCATGCACAAAAAATGGATTAGTGTCATCAGCTTAAAATGGGTCTTTGGTGAGGGTGTTATCTTGTTGTCCATTCAGTTATTAATCAGTAATGATGAAAGTGTAAAAACTAGTATGACACAAGTAATGCTCTTCTATTTCTTGAACTAGAAGTGGGCGAATGTGTTAAAAAATGAGAACCTGAATGTGGTTGCTTTTAAAAATATAGGTGTTGAAAAGCTGTTCTATAGTAGGCCTAGTAGCCATTATGAGGGACTTCCTGCCAAGATCACAATCAAAAGTAAGAACTGGACTGTTTTAGAAAGTAATTGGGCATCATTCATATTTATCCCTAgcctaaataaagaaataaaataatacattttgctgAATGAAAGTGAAGCCTTTTAGTATTTTGGATAgtgacaggtttttttttgtgtgtgtgtgagattatcCCCCCAAAAAACCAACACATTgacaaaaatgtaagaaaaatatataaaaaaaaaaaaatgcaagtatcttctgttgcttccaAGGGGCAATAatgaaatggaaaatatatatatatttctacaaaATAAGGACATcttcatgttcaaaagttttcactccctggctcttaatgcatcttgtttccttctggagcatcagtgaatatttgaaacttttttaatagttgtgtttgagtccctcaattgtcctcagtgtgaaaatagatggatctcaaaatcatacagtgacTGCTGGGAAGGGTTCAAATATGCCaatgatgctggaaaactgaaaaaCCTGCAAGACATTGAGGATTTCTGAAGAAGAAGAACAGTGCTCCGTTTtaatgttcagaacaaacaaggaactcatgtacacacacacacacacacacacacatatacatataagtgacatgtgtgtgtgtgtgtgtgtgtgtgtgtgcgtataaactaaacaaaattataaacgcaacatcTTTTCCccctatttttcatgagctgaactcaactTCTAtttacacaaaaggcctatttcaaCACAAAAGGTTAAAatagtcagtatctggtgtgaataccatttgcctcacgcagtgcaacacatctccttcacatagagttgatcaggttgctgattgtggcctgtggcctgttggtccactcctctgcaatggctgtgtgaagttgctggatatcggcaggaactggaacacgctgtcgtatacaccgatccagagcatcccaaataTGCTCAATGGttgacatgtccggtgagtatgctggccagaatgcttccaggaattgtgtacagatccttgcaacatggggccatgcattatcattCAGCAACATGAGGTGAAGGTCGTGGATGAATGACACAACAATGGACCTCAGGATCTCTTTATGGTATCTCTGTACATTCAAAATGCTATCAATTAACtgcacctgtgttcgttgtccataacatacacctgccaccatgggccactcaatcttcaacattgacatcagcaaactgcTCATCCACATGAcgccatacacgctgtctgccatctgccctctacagtgaaaaccgggattcatccatgaagagaacaccGTTCCAAAGTTCCAGACACCATTGAATATGAGcttttgcccactcaagtcgatAGGATGACAAAACTGCAGTCTGGTCGAGACCCCAATGAGGACAACGAGAATGCAGTTCCAATTCAATTCCAACCACTTCCAAACCCCCAAAGATGTTTCATATCTGGATTAGTTGATGACGGCAACCCCTACAAGTGACTTTTGAGCTACATttttaaagttggcatgaaacAGAATGTAAGATTGTCCTATTATCCTTGTGACGTATTTCCGAGTGAAACCGAAATGGCTtctgaaaagggaaaaaaaatgtagGGCAGGGCTTGATTTCGTCCTTCGGTAATTGATTGGATCGTTGGAAGATGGCTGTTGCTAACAAAATGGATGCAGATTTTAATGCCTCGCACACATACTCAAATTTCCCGTTATTCCTCCTCCTTCAAAGTGCAAGAATTCAAGCTAGCAGGCACACAGATTGGGTTGTTTGGGAATAGGGAAAATGACTTGAGGAAGAGCACTACCAAAAATCGACCTAAACACCATACTGTCAATTGCTAATTGCTGCAATCTTCTCAGTGACAGGTTTCTGAAGAGGCAGGGAGGCAGACACGATAGCCACCCCCTCATGCCAACGCTTGTGACTGGAAGAGAAGATTAGTCGTTTTGAGGGGGAGGGGAggtttacatttttgattaaagattatgagggcacataaaaaaaattaagtgcatagataagttatttataataaagactacagtattccattaaaaaataagacttgtccattttgatttcatgccgactttaaggTGTCACTTCCCTCATTCATGATTTGTGGTTGTaaacatttttgtcattaaaatgcttttattttgtgtaatagtTTTAGTATGTGTGGTAATCCGAGTCATAAATTCTcctgttttccaaaaaataacaTGGTTGATCAAACCCTCAGGTCGAGTGGGGTCATTTTCCTCTGCTTTTCTGACAAAAGTAGCTTGCTGGTTATTGAAAGAGCAATTTGACACAAGTGATGGGAATTTTGTCAtggtttttgttcttgttttagttGGAGATAATCACTGTGAAGATTCTCTGTATTGTACAGAGTTGgtgtttttaagatattttttttaatttttaaaagaattCTCTCATGCTCACCTAGTCCACAgttgattgtttaaaaaatacagtaaaaacagtaatattgtgaaatattatagtttaaaaagcaattttctatgtgaatattataaaatgtaatttattcctatgtgataaaaagctgaattttcagcattattattgaaacatgatcacatgatcctttagaaatcattctaatagactgtatactgatttgctgctcattaatcatttcttattattatagcTGCTTCATATTTAAGAttatttaggattctttgatgaatataaagttcaaagtCTGAACCAAAACTTCTGTATTAAAAACAACTTTTGAACAGCTGTGTATTTGCACTTTTTCAGTACAGATCTTTAGgagttataaaaataataatgcattgtttttagtttattttacatatacattttatttatgaccTGTGTAGATAAACTCCTAACACTACAACGTATAGTTTTCACAAGCATCAACCGCAAGAAagtgtttttattcagaatattactCACAGGTCCCCAGGATCATTTTGTTAAACATGATCAAGACATTTGTGGTTTGTGGTTGGAAAGAAACGTTCATGTGGTGGATGCAGACCTCTATAAAAGAGCTCCACATGCTTCTGAGGAGCACATCTGAACCTTGATTCTGAAAGCTTCATCTTCACACTGGTTAGAGATCCTCTGCTAAGATGCTCCGCAACATCTTTCTTGTCAGCTTGCTCATATATGCAGGTAAAATAATCACCAGTTCAATTCTAATATCACTTTTGTCTTATGATTCTAAATATTCGTCATAAGCttgaataatttgttttaatgaattattgtCCATTTATTTGTAGTCTGTGCAGCTCATTGGGAGATCCGTGAGGTGGACTCTGCTGAGGACCAAGACGAAGAGATTTCTGTAAGCATCAACTGGTGGCATtcgttttttaaataagttttactgATGCACATAAAAACACTGGGTGGGGGGTATGCATTTGCAATTGATTAACAGGTGATTATTATATGATTCATGTTTGTTTcgtattgtgatgtttttcaggCTGACAGCATGTCGACACAGCAGATATTTAATAAGTGCGatatatgcaaaaaaatcatGAAGGCAGTGAAAAAGAAACTCTCCGCTAATGCAACACCGGTGGGTGTCATGATTAATGTTACATTACTGAACTGACCATGCATCTCACAACTTTGACTAAATCCATTTAACATTGACTAAATTTCCCTCAGCATGAAATTAAAGAAAAGCTGAACAACGCCTGTAATAAATTGAAGCTGGTGAGTGGTCAGTGCAAGAAACTTGTTCAGAAGTATCTACACGCTATAATTGATGAGCTGATGACGGAGGATGGGCCAAACACCATCTGTACTAAAATTCATGCCTGCAAGTAAGTACACAGAAATACCCATGCCAAAAGTTTACAATCATGTATTTTTTCCCACAGTAATACGGTGATAATATGATTCAATTAAGgaattttttaaacttttgttCCAGGTCAAACCCACCAATAAAGGAGTTCATTTTTGTACATGATCAAGCTCATgacaatttctgaatgaaaataaattattgcattgAAAGCATAACAGTATATGTATTAcagtgaaaacaaaataaaacatgaataaaacaattatctgtgttctttttttattgtttaactaTTACGctaaatttttaaataatccaCATAAAATGGTATCCAAATATTCAGAGAAAATATTAATCATTGTTTTACCAGATCTATTTCACATCATTTTCCTTCTAACAAGCTAATGTTTCCACCAAATGTTTACATCATAAAGTCAATTATGTTGCTGGCAGAATATATATTTGTTGACTGTGATTATGACAGATGTGAACAGCATTTGTACATAGTTGCAGTTAATGAAAGGCTCTTGTGGCTAACCACGAGACATTTAAAATAGGATGCCTTTTGATGATGCTATTTCTGAATGAAGTCTTACAGAGCTTGACTTGTACGACTATGCCGagagtaaaatataatttcacacGTTTATGCACCCCTATAAAATCAGGCACTTGTTAAACCACCCTATTATACCacgatcagcatattagaatgatttctgaagatcatgtgacactgaagactgcagtaatgaggctgaaaattcagctttgcatcacaggaataaattacatttcaaaatataaatagcaAGTAAATGTAGCTTTGGCAAGCATAGAAATCTTACCCATCTTACCCAATGGAGGAAGATGCTCTTTCCAGCCAAAGTG encodes the following:
- the LOC127975870 gene encoding antimicrobial peptide NK-lysin isoform X4, translated to MLRNIFLVSLLIYAVCAAHWEIREVDSAEDQDEEISADSMSTQQIFNKCDICKKIMKAVKKKLSANATPHEIKEKLNNACNKLKLVSGQCKKLVQKYLHAIIDELMTEDGPNTICTKIHACKSNPPIKEFIFVHDQAHDNF